Proteins encoded in a region of the Corynebacterium breve genome:
- a CDS encoding HAD-IB family hydrolase, translated as MTTESFPSSPRDFLANWSTSRGNLRRFLEETALPPIDEEAQREAGQAAAAAAVEETFGIDLDQFTSGVDSVSGALASAGGLHITQPDPDVPQDVESAAFFDIDNTLIQGSSLVVFAFGLARKRFFNLREIAPIAWKQLRFKLSGTEHAGDMQSGREQALSFVKGRDVSILRELCEEIVDRSMVHKSYAGTLDLAAMHLAAGQQVWLVSATPVQIGQILAERFGFTGALGTVAEEEGGKFTGRLVGDILHGPGKRHAVAALAAIQQLDLSKCTAYSDSANDIPMLSMVGTAVAINPDKALKAEAIKRGWIVRDYRSMRRAVKTWGVPALVTAALSFWGLKRFRGRVE; from the coding sequence GTGACAACGGAGAGTTTCCCGTCGAGCCCAAGAGATTTCTTGGCCAACTGGTCCACGTCGAGGGGCAACCTCCGCCGCTTCCTAGAAGAAACAGCACTTCCGCCGATCGACGAGGAAGCGCAACGTGAGGCTGGCCAAGCCGCCGCGGCCGCCGCGGTGGAAGAGACCTTTGGGATCGACCTTGATCAGTTCACCTCTGGGGTTGACTCAGTGTCGGGAGCTCTTGCGTCTGCAGGTGGGCTACACATCACCCAGCCAGATCCGGATGTGCCACAGGATGTGGAATCGGCCGCATTTTTCGATATCGACAACACTCTGATCCAGGGTTCGTCGTTAGTAGTGTTTGCCTTCGGGCTTGCGCGGAAGCGGTTTTTTAACCTGCGCGAGATCGCTCCGATTGCATGGAAGCAGCTTCGGTTCAAGCTCAGTGGCACTGAGCACGCCGGAGACATGCAAAGTGGCCGTGAACAAGCGCTCTCGTTTGTGAAAGGACGCGATGTAAGTATCCTGCGCGAACTGTGCGAAGAGATCGTCGATCGATCCATGGTTCACAAGAGCTACGCGGGCACACTCGATCTCGCGGCGATGCATTTGGCAGCCGGACAGCAGGTCTGGCTAGTCTCGGCGACTCCTGTGCAAATCGGACAGATCTTAGCGGAGCGCTTCGGGTTTACTGGTGCACTGGGTACGGTGGCCGAGGAAGAAGGCGGGAAGTTCACGGGACGACTCGTCGGCGATATCCTGCACGGTCCCGGCAAGCGCCATGCAGTCGCTGCGTTGGCTGCGATCCAGCAGCTCGATCTTTCCAAGTGCACGGCCTACTCAGACTCGGCAAATGACATTCCGATGCTGTCGATGGTAGGTACTGCCGTGGCTATCAACCCAGATAAAGCACTGAAAGCGGAGGCTATAAAGCGCGGTTGGATTGTTCGTGATTACCGCAGCATGCGTCGCGCTGTAAAGACGTG
- a CDS encoding glutaredoxin family protein, with amino-acid sequence MVRATCGSCERVAAQIEPVVRASGASLSLVNVDEIQELALEYGDRVPVVVIDEEEFACWEVDNDELAAELARS; translated from the coding sequence ATGGTCCGCGCGACATGTGGATCCTGTGAGCGAGTTGCCGCCCAGATCGAGCCCGTTGTGCGCGCATCTGGAGCCTCCCTGAGTTTGGTGAATGTGGATGAGATCCAGGAGCTCGCGTTGGAATACGGCGACAGGGTTCCCGTTGTAGTTATTGATGAAGAAGAGTTTGCGTGCTGGGAAGTCGATAACGACGAACTCGCCGCGGAGCTAGCAAGGTCTTAA